Proteins from a single region of Bacteroidota bacterium:
- a CDS encoding sodium-translocating pyrophosphatase → MDVNMLLYAIPLLGVLALIFTYVKSAWVAKQEVGNERMAGIAKAISDGAMAFLRAEYKILAIFVVIVAILLAISGASEENSSALVGLSFIVGAFCSALAGFIGMRVATKANVRTTNAARHGLGKALEIAFTGGSVMGMGVVGLGILGLGTLLLIYSNMYGFEGQAAAVKVINVVTGFSFGASSIALFARVGGGIYTKAADVGADLVGKVEAGIPEDHPLNPATIADNVGDNVGDVAGMGADLFESYVGAIVGTMVLGTAFMAGQIAEGTSFMEDGFNGLSAVLLPLVLGGVGILTSIIGTFFVRVKEGGNPQKALNGGAIGSSVVMVILSYFIIEWMMPKSFSYTDVLYGGKERTITSLGIFIATIVGLVAGTAIGFITEYYTGTGKKPVMKIVRQSSTGAATNIIAGLSVGMMSTAWPVLILGASIMISFACGGLYGIAIAAVGMLANTGIQLAVDAYGPISDNAGGIAQMADLPKEVRHRTDKLDAVGNTTAAIGKGFAIGSAALTALALFGAFMQVTGLTKIDISQAHVISGLFVGAMLPFLFSAMAMQSVGKAAMSMIEEVRRQFSTIPALKAALEVMKRNGEKEMNEWSQADQDTFNAAEGKAEYAKCVEISTKAAVKEMVLPGLMAVLVPVIVGFAPKVLGLNTGDNILMGPEMLGGLLAGVTVSGVLMAIFQANAGGAWDNAKKMFEEGVDINGKTYYKGSEPHKAAVVGDTVGDPFKDTSGPSINILIKLMSVVSLVLASLMI, encoded by the coding sequence ATGGATGTAAACATGCTTTTATATGCAATACCACTTCTCGGGGTGTTGGCATTAATATTTACCTATGTGAAAAGCGCATGGGTAGCTAAACAGGAAGTAGGCAACGAGCGTATGGCCGGCATTGCTAAGGCAATTTCTGACGGAGCCATGGCGTTTTTGCGGGCTGAATACAAGATTTTGGCCATTTTCGTGGTTATTGTTGCCATTTTGCTGGCAATTTCAGGTGCCAGCGAAGAAAACTCTTCAGCTTTAGTGGGTTTATCATTTATTGTTGGTGCTTTTTGTTCAGCACTGGCCGGTTTTATTGGTATGCGCGTAGCTACCAAAGCCAATGTGAGAACTACAAATGCTGCCCGTCACGGACTAGGTAAAGCGCTTGAAATTGCTTTTACCGGTGGTTCAGTAATGGGAATGGGCGTTGTTGGTCTTGGTATTTTGGGTTTAGGAACCCTGTTACTTATTTATTCAAATATGTATGGTTTTGAAGGTCAGGCTGCTGCAGTGAAAGTTATTAATGTGGTTACCGGATTTTCATTTGGTGCTTCATCAATCGCATTATTTGCGCGTGTTGGTGGTGGTATTTATACAAAAGCTGCCGATGTTGGTGCCGATTTAGTGGGAAAAGTAGAAGCAGGGATTCCTGAAGATCACCCGTTAAATCCTGCAACTATTGCAGATAACGTTGGTGATAACGTTGGAGATGTTGCCGGTATGGGTGCCGATTTATTTGAAAGTTATGTTGGTGCAATTGTGGGTACCATGGTGTTGGGAACAGCATTTATGGCCGGACAAATTGCTGAAGGTACTTCTTTTATGGAAGATGGTTTTAACGGATTAAGTGCAGTTTTATTACCATTGGTATTAGGTGGTGTAGGTATTTTAACTTCTATTATCGGAACATTTTTTGTTCGTGTAAAAGAAGGTGGTAATCCGCAAAAAGCATTAAATGGTGGTGCTATTGGTTCATCTGTGGTTATGGTAATTTTATCCTATTTCATTATTGAATGGATGATGCCAAAATCGTTTAGTTATACAGATGTATTATATGGTGGTAAAGAAAGAACAATTACTTCGTTAGGAATTTTTATTGCTACAATAGTTGGTTTGGTTGCAGGTACTGCAATCGGATTTATTACTGAATATTATACAGGAACAGGAAAAAAACCGGTAATGAAAATTGTACGTCAGTCATCAACAGGTGCAGCAACAAATATTATTGCAGGTTTAAGTGTAGGTATGATGTCTACTGCATGGCCGGTATTAATTTTAGGTGCATCCATTATGATTTCATTTGCATGTGGTGGTTTATATGGTATTGCAATTGCCGCCGTTGGTATGCTTGCGAACACAGGAATTCAACTTGCTGTTGATGCATATGGTCCTATTTCTGATAATGCCGGTGGTATTGCACAAATGGCTGATTTACCAAAAGAAGTTCGTCACCGTACCGATAAATTAGATGCAGTTGGTAATACTACTGCAGCTATCGGAAAAGGTTTTGCAATTGGTTCTGCTGCATTAACAGCACTCGCTTTATTTGGTGCATTTATGCAGGTTACAGGATTAACAAAAATTGATATTTCGCAGGCACATGTTATTTCCGGTTTATTTGTCGGCGCTATGTTGCCATTTTTATTTTCTGCTATGGCAATGCAAAGTGTTGGTAAAGCTGCAATGAGTATGATTGAAGAAGTGCGCAGACAATTTTCAACTATTCCTGCATTAAAAGCCGCATTGGAAGTAATGAAAAGAAATGGCGAAAAAGAAATGAACGAATGGTCGCAAGCAGATCAGGATACATTTAATGCTGCAGAAGGAAAAGCAGAGTATGCTAAATGTGTTGAAATTAGTACTAAAGCTGCTGTTAAAGAAATGGTATTACCCGGTTTAATGGCAGTGTTGGTTCCGGTAATTGTTGGTTTTGCGCCTAAAGTTTTAGGATTAAATACCGGAGATAATATTTTAATGGGACCTGAAATGCTTGGTGGTTTATTAGCCGGTGTTACTGTTAGTGGTGTATTAATGGCCATTTTCCAGGCTAACGCAGGTGGTGCATGGGATAATGCTAAAAAGATGTTTGAAGAAGGTGTAGATATAAACGGTAAAACATATTACAAAGGCAGCGAGCCACATAAAGCTGCAGTTGTTGGTGATACTGTAGGTGATCCTTTTAAAGATACTTCCGGCCCTTCAATTAATATTCTGATTAAATTAATGAGCGTGGTGAGTTTGGTTTTAGCTTCATTAATGATTTAA
- a CDS encoding RDD family protein — translation MTHNYQTASLTKRIIAFIIDYFIVGMVVSAFLFVSMGKTPEKLQASGDEGKPSLMDKYQFFAYFEPIALDPNRGIYFENFIKKYKMESLVGLFIIPLLYFVLLEGMSGATIGKFVTGIRVRRKDGGKISFITAFVRHMGRIVSTLIFMLGYLLAFIDSKRQTLHDKIANTMVLKKGTGI, via the coding sequence ATGACGCACAATTATCAAACAGCATCGCTAACCAAACGAATAATTGCATTTATTATTGACTACTTTATAGTTGGAATGGTAGTTTCAGCTTTTTTATTCGTTTCGATGGGTAAAACACCCGAAAAATTGCAAGCTTCCGGCGATGAGGGCAAGCCGAGTTTAATGGATAAATATCAGTTTTTTGCTTACTTCGAACCAATTGCACTGGATCCGAATCGCGGCATTTATTTTGAAAATTTTATCAAAAAATATAAAATGGAATCCCTGGTAGGTCTCTTTATTATTCCATTATTATATTTCGTTTTATTGGAAGGCATGAGCGGCGCAACTATCGGAAAATTCGTAACCGGTATTCGTGTTCGTCGCAAAGATGGTGGCAAAATTTCTTTTATAACTGCTTTTGTGCGACATATGGGAAGAATTGTTTCTACCCTGATTTTTATGTTGGGTTATTTATTGGCATTTATCGACAGCAAACGTCAAACGCTGCACGATAAAATTGCGAATACCATGGTGCTTAAAAAAGGCACTGGTATTTAA
- the lepA gene encoding elongation factor 4, producing the protein MEHIRNFCIIAHIDHGKSTLADRLLQITKTVSERDERAQVLDDMDIERERGITIKSHAIQMDFTFEGKNYVLNLIDTPGHVDFSYEVSRSIAACEGALLLVDATQGIQAQTISNLYLAIEHNLEIIPIINKIDMDGAMIEEVKDQIVDLIGCERDTILEASGKTGLGIDAIFDAIIKRIPAPKGDPEAPLQALIFDSVFNSYRGVVAYYRIFQGTMRKGQRVMFVNTKNTYEANEVGIMRLLYEPRQEVKAGDVGYVITGIKEAKEIKVGDTITYKENPCQNIVEGFKDVKPMVFAGIYPIDNDDYEDLRDSLEKLQLNDASLVFEPESSVALGFGFRCGFLGLLHLEIVQERLEREFDQNVIITVPNVSFDCFTTSKKKIVVHNPTDLPDPGSIERVEEPYIRAQIISQPDYIGAIMKLCMDKRGILKNQIYLTTTRVELVWEMPLAEIVFDFYDKLKSISRGYASFDYELIDYRDGDLIKLDIKLNGENVDAFSAIIHREKAYEFGSKLCGKLKDLLPKQQFVIAIQAAIGAKIIARETISAMRKDVTAKCYGGDISRKRKLLEKQKKGKKRMRQIGTVEVPQEAFLAVLKLNDD; encoded by the coding sequence ATGGAACATATCAGGAATTTTTGCATTATAGCACATATTGACCATGGAAAAAGTACGCTGGCGGACAGGCTGTTGCAGATAACCAAGACGGTTTCTGAGCGCGACGAACGGGCTCAGGTGCTCGACGACATGGATATTGAGCGGGAAAGAGGCATTACCATTAAGAGCCATGCCATTCAGATGGATTTTACATTTGAAGGCAAAAACTATGTGCTCAACCTGATTGATACCCCCGGCCATGTGGACTTTAGTTATGAGGTTTCACGCAGTATTGCTGCCTGCGAAGGCGCTTTGTTGCTGGTTGATGCCACACAGGGTATTCAGGCACAAACCATTTCAAATTTATACCTCGCTATTGAACACAATCTGGAAATCATCCCGATTATCAACAAAATTGATATGGATGGGGCAATGATTGAGGAAGTGAAAGACCAGATTGTTGATTTGATCGGCTGTGAACGCGATACCATTTTAGAGGCCAGCGGTAAAACAGGTTTGGGTATAGATGCCATTTTTGATGCCATTATCAAAAGAATTCCTGCACCTAAGGGTGACCCGGAAGCTCCATTGCAGGCACTTATTTTTGACTCTGTATTTAACTCCTACCGCGGTGTTGTAGCTTATTACCGTATTTTTCAGGGAACCATGCGCAAAGGGCAACGGGTTATGTTCGTAAATACAAAAAACACCTACGAAGCCAATGAAGTGGGTATTATGCGTTTGTTATACGAGCCGCGCCAGGAAGTAAAAGCAGGCGATGTTGGATATGTAATTACCGGTATTAAAGAAGCCAAGGAAATTAAAGTGGGTGATACCATTACGTATAAGGAAAACCCCTGCCAAAATATTGTTGAAGGATTTAAAGATGTGAAACCAATGGTATTTGCAGGTATTTATCCTATCGACAACGATGATTATGAAGATTTAAGAGATTCATTGGAAAAGCTGCAATTAAACGATGCATCCCTGGTTTTTGAGCCGGAAAGTTCAGTGGCGTTGGGATTTGGTTTCCGTTGCGGATTTTTAGGATTATTACACCTTGAAATTGTGCAAGAGCGTTTAGAACGTGAGTTCGATCAAAATGTAATTATCACTGTTCCTAACGTATCATTTGATTGTTTTACCACATCAAAGAAAAAAATTGTAGTACATAACCCGACCGATTTACCTGATCCGGGCTCTATTGAACGGGTTGAAGAACCTTACATTCGTGCACAAATAATTTCGCAGCCCGATTATATCGGTGCCATTATGAAATTGTGTATGGATAAACGTGGCATTTTAAAAAATCAAATTTACCTTACTACAACACGAGTAGAATTAGTTTGGGAAATGCCATTGGCCGAAATTGTATTTGACTTTTACGATAAACTAAAATCGATTTCAAGAGGTTATGCCAGTTTCGATTATGAATTAATTGATTACCGCGATGGTGATTTAATTAAACTGGATATAAAATTAAATGGTGAAAATGTGGATGCGTTTTCTGCAATTATTCACCGCGAAAAAGCTTATGAGTTTGGCAGTAAGTTGTGTGGTAAATTAAAAGATTTATTACCGAAACAACAATTTGTTATCGCCATTCAGGCGGCCATCGGTGCAAAAATTATTGCAAGAG